A stretch of Paraburkholderia phenazinium DNA encodes these proteins:
- a CDS encoding alkyl/aryl-sulfatase — MSDDNNPASSTKRREFLRGVATVSIATGFGAGVGEALAQSPAAPKPTGIGSKPPTKATRDANSVYANQLAFNDTQDFQDATRGLIATLPDPGIIPSSKGGAAWDLGQFSFITGGPENNAPDSVNPSLWRNAKLNMNHGLFEVVDGIWQVRGYDLSVMSIIRGDTGWIVIDPLMTEDAAVVVWKQLVIPHLGDRPITHIIYTHSHADHYGGVRGVVDEADIKAGKVKIYAPAAFTEAAVGENVIAGNAMSRRAAYMYGNLLPRSPTGVVDGGLGKTTSIGAITLIVPTDFANSTGQKLTLDGIDMTIIMAPESEAPSEFMFYIPKFKAFCASEDATHTLHNLYTLRGAKVRDALLWSKYLQAAIDMFGGEMEVLFASHYWPTWGNERIVDFLRAQRDMYRYLHDQTMRLANTGLTPLEIADTLHLPDSLARHWYCRSYYGTVFHDLIAQYNLRLGFFDGVPANLHRLPPVDNGKRYVEFMGGPAAVLQKAQHYYDKGDYRWVAEVVNHVVFSDPDNVAAKHMLADAYEQMGYQAESASWRNFYLTGAMELRNGVHKVPFGSSQSPDTIKAMPLEMFLDYQGVRLNGARAAGKTISFNFVMTDTNESYVVGVENSALHYSKGKTSDTADASVTMARTDLNEVMMGNTSMEKLVMAGKAKISGSAPKLGEFVSWLDNFDFWFNIVTP; from the coding sequence ATGTCCGACGATAACAATCCGGCTTCCTCGACTAAACGCAGGGAATTTTTAAGAGGTGTCGCCACCGTTAGCATTGCGACGGGTTTCGGTGCAGGAGTGGGTGAGGCGTTGGCGCAAAGCCCCGCAGCGCCTAAGCCAACCGGAATTGGTTCAAAGCCGCCTACTAAAGCAACACGAGATGCCAATTCGGTTTACGCCAATCAGCTGGCATTTAACGATACGCAGGATTTTCAGGACGCTACGCGTGGACTGATTGCTACATTACCCGATCCTGGCATTATTCCCAGTTCTAAAGGGGGTGCCGCCTGGGATTTAGGCCAATTCTCATTTATTACAGGCGGACCAGAAAATAACGCACCGGATTCGGTTAATCCCAGCTTATGGCGAAACGCCAAGCTGAATATGAATCATGGATTATTCGAGGTCGTCGACGGTATCTGGCAGGTTCGCGGTTACGATTTATCGGTGATGAGTATTATTCGCGGCGATACCGGCTGGATTGTTATCGACCCGCTAATGACCGAAGATGCTGCCGTGGTTGTCTGGAAGCAGCTGGTTATTCCACACCTGGGCGATCGCCCGATTACCCATATCATTTACACCCACAGTCACGCAGACCATTATGGCGGAGTTCGCGGCGTGGTCGACGAAGCGGACATCAAGGCCGGCAAGGTAAAGATTTACGCGCCGGCGGCTTTCACCGAAGCCGCGGTGGGCGAAAACGTGATTGCCGGCAACGCCATGAGCCGGCGAGCCGCCTACATGTACGGCAATCTGCTGCCGAGAAGCCCGACGGGCGTGGTGGACGGCGGGTTGGGCAAGACGACCTCCATCGGCGCAATCACGCTCATCGTGCCAACCGATTTCGCCAACTCGACGGGCCAGAAGCTGACTCTGGACGGTATCGACATGACCATCATCATGGCGCCGGAGTCCGAAGCACCGTCAGAGTTCATGTTCTACATCCCGAAGTTCAAGGCCTTCTGCGCCTCGGAAGACGCCACCCACACGCTGCACAACCTCTATACGCTGCGTGGCGCGAAGGTTCGCGATGCATTGCTGTGGTCGAAGTACCTGCAGGCTGCCATCGATATGTTCGGCGGCGAAATGGAAGTCCTGTTCGCCTCGCACTACTGGCCGACCTGGGGCAACGAGCGCATCGTCGACTTCCTGCGGGCGCAACGGGACATGTACCGGTATCTGCATGACCAGACCATGCGTCTCGCCAATACCGGCCTGACCCCGCTGGAAATCGCCGACACCCTGCACCTGCCCGATAGCCTCGCCAGGCACTGGTACTGTCGGAGCTATTACGGCACGGTCTTTCATGACCTGATCGCGCAGTACAACTTGCGGCTGGGGTTCTTTGACGGCGTGCCCGCCAACCTTCACCGGCTGCCGCCGGTCGACAACGGCAAGCGCTATGTCGAGTTCATGGGTGGTCCCGCAGCGGTGCTACAAAAGGCGCAGCACTACTACGACAAGGGCGACTACCGTTGGGTCGCCGAGGTGGTGAACCACGTGGTCTTTTCCGATCCGGACAACGTGGCCGCCAAGCACATGCTGGCCGACGCTTACGAGCAGATGGGCTATCAGGCCGAGTCGGCCAGTTGGCGCAACTTCTATCTGACCGGCGCAATGGAGCTGCGTAACGGCGTCCATAAGGTGCCGTTCGGCAGCTCGCAAAGCCCGGACACCATCAAGGCCATGCCTCTGGAGATGTTCCTCGACTACCAGGGTGTGCGCCTGAACGGAGCGCGCGCGGCTGGCAAGACGATCAGTTTCAATTTCGTCATGACCGACACGAATGAGAGTTATGTGGTCGGTGTCGAAAATTCCGCTCTGCATTATTCCAAAGGTAAAACTTCGGATACAGCGGATGCGTCAGTGACGATGGCACGCACTGATCTCAACGAAGTGATGATGGGTAATACGTCAATGGAGAAACTGGTCATGGCTGGTAAAGCCAAGATTAGCGGGAGCGCACCGAAATTAGGTGAATTTGTCTCCTGGCTCGATAATTTCGACTTCTGGTTCAATATTGTCACACCGTAA
- a CDS encoding IclR family transcriptional regulator codes for MDAEERDDADRYRAPALDKGLDILELLAEQKDGLTRAEITKLLGRNASEMYRMLERLVARQYVVRSAGGDRYSLSLKLYALAHRHPPMNRLIYEALPLMQRFSDRAEQSCHLVVYDRGNLLVIAQVDGPGTWGMSVRLGSRVGLIDTGSGRVMLAFQTAEQRAHMLAEHTKVKGEVTIDEEALEATCERIRTAGFSQKDSQQIFGVTDVTFPILGPSGQAIAVLTCPYLRRIDEYVAPALDAATAMLRETVAALSMYREEAS; via the coding sequence ATGGATGCGGAAGAAAGAGACGACGCCGACCGTTACCGGGCGCCCGCGCTGGACAAGGGGCTCGATATCCTCGAACTGCTGGCCGAGCAGAAAGATGGATTGACGCGCGCCGAGATCACCAAGCTGCTGGGACGTAATGCGAGCGAGATGTACCGGATGCTCGAGCGGCTGGTCGCCCGTCAATATGTGGTGCGTTCGGCGGGGGGCGACCGCTATTCGCTGAGCCTGAAGCTGTATGCGCTTGCGCACCGGCACCCGCCGATGAACCGGCTGATCTACGAAGCGCTGCCGCTGATGCAGCGTTTCTCAGACCGCGCGGAGCAGTCGTGTCACCTGGTGGTGTACGACCGCGGCAATCTTCTGGTGATTGCGCAGGTGGACGGTCCAGGCACGTGGGGGATGTCGGTGCGGCTCGGTTCGCGGGTCGGTCTCATCGATACCGGCTCGGGCCGCGTCATGCTGGCTTTCCAGACCGCCGAGCAGCGCGCCCATATGCTCGCCGAGCATACGAAGGTGAAAGGCGAAGTGACGATCGACGAGGAAGCGCTCGAGGCGACCTGCGAGCGGATCCGCACGGCAGGGTTCTCGCAAAAAGACAGCCAGCAGATCTTCGGCGTCACCGATGTCACGTTCCCCATCCTCGGGCCGTCCGGGCAGGCGATTGCCGTGCTGACCTGTCCGTACCTGCGGCGTATCGACGAATACGTCGCGCCCGCGCTCGACGCAGCGACCGCGATGCTGCGAGAAACTGTCGCGGCGCTGTCGATGTATCGCGAAGAAGCGAGCTAG
- a CDS encoding bifunctional acetate--CoA ligase family protein/GNAT family N-acetyltransferase → MTVRNLDALFRPKSVAVIGASRRPRSTGAMVWTSLLGGGFDGPLWPVNPKYDALDGHAAVADAGDLPEAPTVALICTPPSTWPGIIHKLGGLGTRAAIIVGEVHTDEDRTALRHALSAARPHLLRIVGPGSLGLMSPALRAHLGAPSRLVKAGGVAWVSQSNALTNAVLGWAYARGLGLSHAVALGGEADVDAGDVLDYLASDPGTRAILLELDTVRAARKFMSAARAAARNKPVLALRSGRADPADGLYTAAFRRAGMVRVDSLDDLLDEIETLGVGRVAAGATATLITSDRGVATLACDAFAAAGDTLAQWPAETVDEVAKALPRAVPGNPLLLGDDARAEHFGTALQVLAQHRATGTAFVVHASTHNAPVGEVAQALIANQRFAYRGLLACFFGGVDAATRDALHAQGIPVHTTPQRLARAFARLVDYRLGRELLMQTPEGLPAQIPAETDAAQAQARAALAAGEDTLTKEPAAHLLAHFGLHVEPLDAVQDKIVDIDVELHDDDNFGPVFRFTTPLADGVSAPERVFGLPPLNPMLARDMVMRSPYARVAAPEPVLAAFTALSQAVCDVREIVGLKLVLRVFREHVAVIAPSIRLGAKRSRLAIMPYPRRYEETLDWHGLQITVRPIRPEDEAAHHDFVEAMTPDDLRLRFFGAVGSFDHSQLARMTQIDYDREMALIATVPCEEGFTRTLGVVRAVADPDNETAEFAVAIRSDQKGRHLGTLLMEKIIAYARSRGTHWLVGEALRENGPMIALARASGFTVTHTEDPGVVGFRMALHDAEAAQG, encoded by the coding sequence GTGACCGTTCGCAATCTCGATGCGCTGTTTCGACCCAAATCCGTTGCCGTGATCGGCGCTTCACGACGGCCGCGCAGCACGGGCGCGATGGTGTGGACGAGCCTGCTGGGCGGCGGTTTTGATGGCCCCTTGTGGCCCGTGAATCCGAAATACGACGCACTCGACGGTCACGCCGCCGTGGCCGATGCTGGCGACCTCCCGGAGGCTCCTACGGTGGCGCTGATCTGTACACCGCCGTCGACGTGGCCAGGCATCATCCACAAACTTGGCGGTCTGGGTACGCGCGCCGCGATCATCGTCGGGGAAGTCCACACGGACGAGGACCGCACTGCGCTCAGGCACGCGCTGTCGGCGGCGCGGCCGCATCTGCTGCGCATTGTCGGACCGGGCAGTCTCGGGCTGATGTCGCCGGCACTGCGGGCGCATTTGGGCGCGCCGTCGCGCCTCGTGAAGGCGGGAGGGGTGGCGTGGGTCTCGCAATCCAATGCGCTGACCAATGCCGTGCTGGGCTGGGCGTATGCGCGTGGACTGGGCTTGTCGCACGCGGTGGCGCTCGGCGGTGAGGCGGATGTGGATGCGGGCGACGTGCTCGACTACCTGGCGAGCGATCCAGGTACCCGCGCGATCCTGCTCGAACTCGATACGGTACGCGCGGCCCGCAAGTTCATGTCGGCGGCGCGGGCGGCGGCTCGCAACAAGCCGGTCCTTGCGCTGCGCTCGGGGCGCGCCGATCCCGCCGATGGCTTGTACACAGCTGCGTTCCGCCGCGCCGGGATGGTGCGCGTCGACTCGCTCGACGATCTGCTCGACGAGATCGAAACGCTCGGTGTGGGCCGCGTTGCGGCCGGCGCGACGGCGACGCTGATCACCAGCGACCGCGGCGTCGCGACGCTCGCCTGCGATGCGTTCGCGGCGGCCGGTGACACGCTTGCGCAGTGGCCCGCGGAGACCGTGGACGAGGTCGCCAAGGCGTTGCCGCGCGCGGTCCCGGGCAACCCGCTGCTTCTCGGCGACGACGCTCGTGCCGAGCATTTCGGCACGGCGTTGCAGGTTCTCGCGCAGCATCGGGCGACCGGGACGGCGTTCGTGGTTCACGCGTCGACTCATAACGCGCCGGTCGGCGAGGTCGCGCAGGCGCTGATCGCGAATCAGCGATTCGCGTATCGCGGTTTGCTGGCGTGCTTCTTTGGCGGAGTGGACGCGGCGACGCGCGATGCATTGCATGCGCAGGGCATTCCGGTGCATACGACCCCGCAGCGCCTCGCCCGGGCGTTCGCTCGTCTGGTCGATTACCGGCTGGGGCGCGAACTGTTGATGCAAACGCCGGAAGGGCTGCCGGCGCAGATCCCCGCTGAGACCGACGCCGCTCAGGCGCAGGCGCGCGCGGCGTTGGCTGCGGGTGAGGACACGTTGACGAAGGAACCCGCGGCACATCTGCTCGCGCACTTCGGGTTGCATGTCGAACCGCTCGATGCGGTGCAGGACAAGATCGTCGACATCGACGTCGAACTGCACGACGACGATAACTTTGGTCCCGTGTTCCGTTTCACGACGCCATTGGCGGATGGCGTGTCGGCGCCGGAGCGGGTCTTCGGCTTGCCGCCGCTCAATCCCATGCTGGCGCGCGATATGGTGATGCGCTCGCCGTACGCGCGGGTTGCCGCGCCCGAACCAGTGCTGGCGGCGTTCACGGCGCTCTCACAGGCGGTATGCGACGTACGCGAGATAGTCGGCTTAAAGCTCGTGCTGCGGGTATTCCGCGAGCACGTCGCTGTCATCGCGCCGTCTATCCGGCTCGGCGCCAAGCGCAGCCGGCTCGCGATCATGCCGTATCCGCGCCGCTACGAGGAGACGCTCGATTGGCACGGTCTGCAGATCACTGTACGACCTATTCGCCCCGAAGACGAGGCGGCTCATCACGACTTCGTCGAAGCGATGACGCCCGACGATCTGCGTCTGCGTTTCTTCGGCGCCGTAGGCAGCTTCGATCACTCGCAACTCGCGCGCATGACGCAGATTGACTATGACCGCGAGATGGCGTTGATCGCGACGGTTCCATGCGAGGAAGGTTTCACGCGAACGTTAGGGGTGGTGCGCGCCGTGGCGGATCCCGATAACGAAACCGCTGAATTCGCGGTGGCGATTCGCTCCGATCAGAAGGGGCGGCACCTCGGCACACTGCTGATGGAGAAGATCATCGCTTATGCGCGCTCGCGCGGCACGCATTGGCTGGTGGGCGAAGCGCTGCGCGAGAACGGACCGATGATCGCGTTGGCCAGAGCGAGTGGATTTACGGTGACGCACACCGAAGATCCAGGTGTGGTGGGGTTCAGGATGGCGCTGCATGACGCAGAAGCCGCGCAAGGTTGA
- a CDS encoding LysR substrate-binding domain-containing protein has product MRRLPSLIALRFFEETARHLSFNRAASALCVTQGAVSRQIKILEESLDAKLFERDHKGIRLTAAGLQLLPCVSEAFDTIERGTRQITTAKGRRRLVLSVPPTFATQWFSPRLGSLAVELPDVELSIRTEPTEDCHCNIRFGRDALPEAHSELLMTERHTLVGAPQLPGRPLDTLLATMPALHVLHNETRLDLWPNWLATAGMPAHYAENGIEFSNLEQAIHAARKGVGLAIVDRNMIVEELADGSLAQISEIEVSGPFGYWLDIAHRHEALEHVQAFAGWLREEVLKMG; this is encoded by the coding sequence ATGCGGCGCTTGCCATCGCTGATTGCGTTGCGCTTCTTCGAGGAGACGGCACGTCATCTGAGTTTCAATCGCGCGGCGAGCGCCCTGTGCGTGACGCAGGGCGCCGTAAGCCGCCAGATCAAGATACTCGAGGAGTCGCTCGACGCAAAGCTGTTCGAGCGCGACCACAAGGGCATCCGCCTGACCGCGGCGGGCTTGCAGTTGCTGCCGTGCGTGTCGGAAGCGTTCGATACGATCGAGCGCGGCACGCGTCAGATCACCACCGCCAAGGGCCGGCGTCGCCTCGTGCTGTCGGTGCCGCCTACCTTCGCGACTCAATGGTTCTCGCCGCGACTTGGCTCGCTAGCGGTGGAACTGCCCGATGTCGAACTGTCCATCCGCACCGAGCCGACTGAGGATTGCCACTGCAACATCCGCTTTGGGCGCGACGCGCTGCCGGAGGCGCACTCCGAGTTGCTGATGACGGAGCGCCATACACTAGTGGGAGCGCCGCAGTTGCCCGGGCGCCCGCTCGACACGCTGCTCGCAACGATGCCCGCGCTGCATGTGCTGCACAACGAAACGCGGCTCGATCTGTGGCCGAACTGGCTTGCAACCGCAGGCATGCCGGCGCACTACGCTGAGAACGGCATCGAGTTTTCGAATCTGGAGCAGGCCATTCACGCCGCGCGCAAAGGCGTGGGACTGGCCATCGTCGACCGCAACATGATCGTCGAAGAACTGGCGGACGGAAGCCTGGCTCAGATCTCCGAGATCGAGGTCAGCGGGCCGTTTGGGTACTGGCTCGATATCGCGCATCGGCACGAGGCGCTCGAGCATGTGCAAGCGTTTGCCGGATGGTTACGGGAAGAGGTGTTGAAGATGGGGTGA
- a CDS encoding DUF3761 domain-containing protein, whose product MKKLILSMAAVAGLFAASASYAQVPASAPSGTTGLCKDGSFYSGATKKGACKGHKGVQTWYGAASGAAAASAPAAAPAMAPAAASSAKAAPSKAPAAASTAQAAPGGGPGQVWVNTSTKVYHCPGDKYYGKTKHGSYMSEADAKSKGYRADAGKACQ is encoded by the coding sequence ATGAAAAAACTCATTCTCTCCATGGCCGCCGTGGCCGGCCTGTTCGCAGCGAGCGCCAGCTATGCGCAGGTTCCCGCGAGCGCGCCGAGCGGCACGACGGGTCTCTGCAAGGACGGCTCGTTCTATTCCGGTGCGACGAAGAAGGGTGCGTGCAAGGGTCATAAAGGTGTCCAGACCTGGTACGGCGCAGCGTCGGGCGCAGCCGCGGCGTCGGCTCCGGCAGCAGCACCGGCCATGGCGCCGGCGGCAGCCAGCAGCGCCAAAGCGGCACCCTCCAAGGCGCCTGCAGCGGCCAGCACCGCCCAAGCAGCCCCTGGCGGCGGCCCCGGCCAGGTGTGGGTCAACACCAGCACGAAGGTCTACCACTGCCCGGGTGACAAGTACTACGGCAAAACCAAGCACGGCTCGTACATGAGCGAAGCGGACGCGAAGAGCAAGGGCTACCGCGCCGACGCTGGCAAGGCCTGCCAGTAA
- a CDS encoding peptide chain release factor 3, producing MSVSELKRRRTFAVISHPDAGKTTLTEKLLLFSGAIQIAGTVKGRKSNRYATSDWMEIEKQRGISVASSVMQFEYGDAVINLLDTPGHEDFSEDTYRVLTAVDAAVMVIDGANGVEAQTLKLLEVCRSRKTPIVTFINKLDREVREPLELLDEIEQHLGVAAVPFTWPIGMGKDFQGVYDLQRDQVRLFRAGQDKAGGEVETIHALSDEEGERRFGHAWVKAKEEIDLITGASPDFDREQFLAGQQSPVLFGSAINNFGVKEILDALVDLAPPPSARMAVQRSVEPDEPKFTGVVFKVQANMDLAHRDRVAFIRVCSGHFERGMALKVTRSNKTFRANNVVTFLSQRRETVSEAYPGDIIGIPNHGTLSLGDTLTEGETLQFVGLPFFAPEIFQTVEVVDPMRAKQLGEALKQLGEEGAIQVFRPVGGGLMILGAVGQLQFEVVSHRLSTEYKVDVRMASARYRMSRWVTCDDAAELRRFTDAYAARIALDASNAPTYLASHISEIEVAQKAWPKIVFNELREHSGAPFKKAM from the coding sequence ATGTCAGTCTCTGAACTCAAACGCCGCCGCACGTTCGCGGTCATTTCCCACCCGGACGCGGGCAAGACCACGCTGACCGAGAAGCTGTTGCTGTTTTCGGGCGCGATCCAGATTGCCGGCACCGTGAAGGGCCGCAAGAGCAATCGCTACGCGACTTCGGACTGGATGGAGATCGAAAAGCAGCGCGGCATTTCCGTAGCCAGTTCGGTGATGCAGTTCGAGTATGGTGATGCCGTCATCAACCTGCTCGATACCCCAGGCCACGAGGACTTCTCGGAAGACACGTACCGTGTGCTGACGGCGGTCGATGCCGCCGTGATGGTGATCGACGGCGCGAACGGTGTCGAAGCACAAACGCTGAAGCTGCTCGAGGTCTGTCGCAGCCGTAAGACGCCGATCGTCACCTTCATCAACAAGCTCGACCGCGAAGTGCGCGAGCCGCTCGAGCTGCTCGACGAGATCGAACAGCATCTGGGGGTCGCCGCCGTGCCGTTTACATGGCCGATCGGGATGGGCAAGGACTTCCAGGGTGTCTACGATCTGCAGCGCGATCAGGTGCGTCTGTTTCGCGCCGGACAGGACAAGGCGGGCGGCGAGGTCGAAACAATCCACGCGCTCAGCGACGAAGAAGGCGAGCGCCGCTTCGGTCATGCCTGGGTCAAGGCGAAGGAAGAAATCGATCTGATCACCGGCGCCTCGCCTGATTTCGATCGCGAGCAGTTTCTCGCCGGTCAGCAATCGCCTGTGTTGTTCGGTTCAGCGATCAACAACTTCGGCGTGAAGGAAATTCTCGACGCACTGGTCGATCTGGCGCCGCCGCCGTCGGCACGCATGGCGGTGCAGCGCTCGGTCGAGCCGGATGAGCCGAAATTCACCGGTGTCGTGTTCAAGGTGCAGGCGAACATGGACCTGGCGCACCGCGACCGTGTGGCGTTCATCCGCGTCTGCTCGGGGCATTTCGAACGCGGTATGGCGCTGAAGGTGACGCGCTCGAACAAGACGTTCCGCGCCAATAACGTGGTGACGTTCCTGTCGCAGCGTCGTGAGACCGTGAGCGAAGCGTATCCGGGGGACATTATTGGCATTCCGAATCACGGCACACTGAGCCTCGGCGATACGCTGACCGAAGGCGAGACCCTGCAGTTCGTCGGCTTGCCGTTCTTCGCGCCGGAAATTTTCCAGACCGTCGAAGTGGTGGACCCGATGCGCGCCAAGCAACTTGGCGAAGCGCTCAAGCAACTCGGCGAAGAGGGCGCAATTCAGGTGTTTCGCCCGGTGGGCGGCGGCTTGATGATTCTGGGTGCGGTTGGCCAACTTCAGTTTGAAGTGGTGTCGCACCGTCTGTCGACCGAGTACAAGGTCGATGTACGGATGGCGTCGGCGCGCTATCGGATGTCGCGCTGGGTGACCTGCGACGACGCGGCTGAATTGCGTCGCTTCACCGATGCGTATGCGGCGCGGATTGCGCTCGATGCATCGAACGCGCCGACGTATCTCGCCTCACACATCTCCGAGATCGAAGTTGCGCAGAAGGCGTGGCCGAAGATCGTCTTCAACGAATTGCGCGAGCATTCGGGCGCGCCATTCAAGAAGGCGATGTAA
- a CDS encoding MFS transporter, with protein sequence MSIQDIQVSALDLASTPPRANHTASAHDCVPLDDVPLNAFHVKIAGLTFGAHFTEGYALGTIGYALASLNRQMPLDAFWMGMIGSSALMGIFLGSLVFGWLSDRMGRQKIFLLSFLIITAAAFAQFYVTSPAQLCVLRVLIGFGMGGDFAVGHAILAEFSPRKHRGTLLGSFSVVWTVGYVVANVLGMQYAHASPDAWRWLLASAGVPALIVLVMRMGTPESPRWLHGKGRIAEAQAVLLKHFGPNVTLDGNGADDHSKVQGGFARLFKKDLIRRTLFNCAFFVCLVIPYFAVYTFLPTILKAIHLNDGSGADLLLNGFLVLGALIGIWLTIALPRRVFLIGSFAVTCLSLVALSLLPESSTIAMIVAFAIFTLTMSAFSNLVGVFPPECFPTEVRACGVGLAIACSRLGSAVGTFLLPLGIAQLGFHATMMALAAVLLIGMVVSIAWAPETKHLTLNEASGA encoded by the coding sequence GTGAGTATTCAGGATATCCAGGTAAGTGCACTTGATCTTGCCTCAACGCCGCCGCGTGCAAACCACACCGCGTCCGCACATGATTGTGTTCCCCTCGACGACGTTCCTCTGAACGCCTTCCACGTCAAGATTGCCGGCCTGACCTTTGGGGCGCACTTCACCGAAGGCTACGCGCTCGGCACGATTGGCTATGCGCTTGCCTCGCTGAATCGCCAGATGCCGCTCGACGCGTTCTGGATGGGCATGATTGGCAGCTCCGCTCTGATGGGCATCTTTCTGGGTAGTCTTGTGTTTGGGTGGCTTTCGGATCGCATGGGCCGCCAGAAAATTTTCCTGTTGAGCTTTTTGATCATCACGGCAGCCGCGTTCGCGCAGTTCTATGTGACCTCGCCGGCGCAGTTGTGCGTGTTGCGGGTGTTGATCGGATTTGGCATGGGCGGCGACTTCGCGGTTGGCCATGCGATTCTGGCCGAGTTCTCGCCGCGCAAACATCGTGGGACGCTGCTCGGTTCGTTCAGTGTGGTGTGGACAGTCGGCTACGTCGTTGCGAACGTACTCGGCATGCAGTACGCGCACGCTTCACCGGATGCGTGGCGCTGGTTGCTGGCGTCGGCGGGCGTTCCCGCGCTGATCGTGCTGGTAATGCGTATGGGTACGCCGGAGTCGCCGCGCTGGCTCCACGGCAAAGGGCGTATTGCGGAGGCCCAGGCCGTCCTGCTCAAACACTTCGGGCCGAACGTGACGCTCGACGGCAACGGTGCCGACGATCACAGCAAAGTGCAGGGCGGATTCGCACGCCTGTTCAAAAAGGATCTGATTCGCCGTACGCTCTTCAACTGCGCGTTCTTCGTGTGCCTGGTGATTCCTTATTTCGCGGTCTACACATTCCTGCCGACCATCCTCAAGGCGATCCATCTGAACGACGGCTCTGGAGCGGATCTTCTGCTGAATGGATTCCTCGTGCTGGGCGCGCTGATCGGCATCTGGCTTACCATTGCGCTGCCGCGTCGCGTGTTTCTGATTGGTTCGTTCGCGGTGACTTGCCTGTCGCTGGTGGCGCTGAGTCTGCTGCCGGAGTCGTCGACGATTGCGATGATCGTGGCGTTCGCGATCTTCACGCTGACCATGTCGGCGTTCTCGAATCTGGTGGGCGTGTTTCCGCCGGAGTGCTTTCCCACTGAGGTGCGGGCATGTGGTGTGGGTCTCGCCATTGCCTGTAGCCGGCTCGGATCGGCGGTGGGGACGTTTCTGCTACCGCTGGGCATTGCACAGCTGGGTTTCCACGCGACCATGATGGCGCTAGCCGCCGTGCTCCTGATCGGCATGGTGGTGTCGATCGCATGGGCGCCGGAAACGAAGCACCTGACGTTGAATGAGGCGAGCGGCGCATAG